In Zingiber officinale cultivar Zhangliang chromosome 8B, Zo_v1.1, whole genome shotgun sequence, a single genomic region encodes these proteins:
- the LOC122016264 gene encoding uncharacterized protein LOC122016264: MGFMSFAGRVLFASVFLLAAYQEFSEFGVDGGPAAKALKPKFDLLMKHVSSHFGCSAPHVQMRHIVAGLIFLKGLGGLLFIFSSSFGAYLLILFLAFTTPFIYDFYNYDIEKPEFMQLFSKFIQNLALLGALLFFLGMKNSIPKRQKKKVTKAKVN; the protein is encoded by the exons ATGGGGTTCATGTCCTTCGCCGGGAGAGTCCTCTTCGCCTCCGTCTTCCTCCTGGCCGCCTACCAGGA ATTTAGTGAATTCGGAGTTGATGGTGGACCAGCCGCAAAAGCTCTCAAACCCAAGTTTGATCTTTTGATGAAACATGTTTCTTCACATTTTGGCTGTTCAGCACCTCATGTGCAA ATGAGGCACATTGTTGCTGGTCTAATTTTTCTAAAAGGTCTTGGGGGCCTGCTGTTCATCTTCAGCAGCTCTTTTGGAGCTTATCTGCTG ATTCTTTTCCTAGCATTCACTACTCCTTTCATTTACGACTTCTACAACTATGACATCGAGAAGCCAGAATTCATGCAGCTTTTCAGCAAGTTTATTCAG AATTTGGCACTTCTCGGAGCACTACTTTTTTTCCTGGGCATGAAAAACTCCATTCCAAAGCGGCAGAAGAAAAAGGTTACCAAGGCGAAAGTGAACTAG
- the LOC122016415 gene encoding TSET complex member tstD-like isoform X2, which produces MILAVLFTNTEGNILVERFHGVPSEERLHWRSFLVKLGAENLKGTKNEELLVASHKSVFVVYTMLGDVCIYVIGKDEYDELALAEVIFVITSSVKDVCGKPPSERLFLDHYGKICLCLDEIIWKGMLENTDKDRIRRLIRLKAPADI; this is translated from the exons ATGATTCTGGCAGTTCTCTTCACCAACACCGAAGGCAACATCCTAGTCGAGCG TTTTCATGGAGTTCCATCTGAGGAGCGACTACATTGGCGATCTTTTCTAGTAAAACTAGGTGCAGAGAATCTTAAAGGAACCAAAAATGAAGAACTCCTTGTTGCTTCTCACAA ATCTGTGTTTGTCGTCTACACAATGCTTGGCGATGTTTGCATCTATGTGATTGGCAAGGATGAGTACGATGAACTTGCTT TGGCAGAAGTGATTTTTGTTATCACATCATCGGTGAAGGATGTGTGCGGAAAACCTCCAAGTGAGCGGCTATTCCTTGATCATTATGGGAAGATATGCCTGTGCTTGGACGAGATTATTTGGAAG GGGATGTTGGAGAACACGGATAAGGATAGGATTCGAAGGTTGATAAGGCTAAAGGCTCCCGCTGACATATAA
- the LOC122016415 gene encoding TSET complex member tstD-like isoform X1 has translation MILAVLFTNTEGNILVERCCLISNFHGVPSEERLHWRSFLVKLGAENLKGTKNEELLVASHKSVFVVYTMLGDVCIYVIGKDEYDELALAEVIFVITSSVKDVCGKPPSERLFLDHYGKICLCLDEIIWKGMLENTDKDRIRRLIRLKAPADI, from the exons ATGATTCTGGCAGTTCTCTTCACCAACACCGAAGGCAACATCCTAGTCGAGCG ATGCTGTCTGATTTCCAA TTTTCATGGAGTTCCATCTGAGGAGCGACTACATTGGCGATCTTTTCTAGTAAAACTAGGTGCAGAGAATCTTAAAGGAACCAAAAATGAAGAACTCCTTGTTGCTTCTCACAA ATCTGTGTTTGTCGTCTACACAATGCTTGGCGATGTTTGCATCTATGTGATTGGCAAGGATGAGTACGATGAACTTGCTT TGGCAGAAGTGATTTTTGTTATCACATCATCGGTGAAGGATGTGTGCGGAAAACCTCCAAGTGAGCGGCTATTCCTTGATCATTATGGGAAGATATGCCTGTGCTTGGACGAGATTATTTGGAAG GGGATGTTGGAGAACACGGATAAGGATAGGATTCGAAGGTTGATAAGGCTAAAGGCTCCCGCTGACATATAA